In Micrococcus luteus NCTC 2665, a single window of DNA contains:
- the infB gene encoding translation initiation factor IF-2, which yields MAKVRVHELAKELGITSKEALSTLKDLGEFVSSASSTIEPPVVKKLRSAYPGAGKSAAKPGSTPAAPAAGRSAAPKPAAAPSPRAVAPTSDAGAPAPGPAAGRTAATKPGVAPTPGPAAPTPAAQVPAEPKAPQPSATPGSAAPKPGAAAPKPGAPRPGNNPFSPKGGSAGSRPGARPGGRGGAPRPGNNPFAPSQGMRSGREDRAPRPGGPRPPAGAGGPRPGGPRPAAGAGGPRPGGPRPNPGMMPKQITPAPQPARGRGRPGGGPGGGPGRPGGPGGRGGRGNAQGAFGRGGGPRKGRKSKRAKRQEFEQQHTREIGGVKVPKGDGTTVLRLRRGASLADFAEKIRADVADLVKVLFTLGEMASANQSLDEETFQLLGDELGYKVQIVSPEDEDKELLEAFDIDLEAEEANEDEADLEPRPAVVTVMGHVDHGKTRLLDAIRSSNVIEGEAGGITQHIGAYQVPVEHEGEQRRLTFIDTPGHEAFTAMRARGAKVTDIAVLVVAADDGVMPQTVEALNHAQSAGVPIVVAVNKIDKDTAAPDKIRGQLTEYGLVPEEYGGDTMFVDVSARNNINIDQLLEAILLTADAALELTANPHKAARGVAIEANLDKGRGAVVTVLVQTGTLRVGDTMVVGSAHGRVRAMFDENGNAVEAADPSRPVQVLGLSSVPRAGDSFLVTDDERTARQIAERREAADRNAQLAKRRKRITLEDFDQAVAEGKLDTLNLIIKGDASGAVEALEDSLLKIEVGEDEVQLRVIHRGVGAITQNDVNLATVDNAIIIGFNVRPAERVADLADREGVDMRFYNVIYDAIDDIENALKGMLKPEYEEVELGSAEVREVFRSSKWGNIAGSLVRSGLIRRNAQARLVRDGVVVSEHLRIESLRRFKEDATEVREGYECGIGLGSFNDIKEGDVIETFEMQEKPRV from the coding sequence GTGGCCAAGGTCCGCGTCCATGAGCTCGCCAAGGAGCTCGGCATCACCTCGAAGGAGGCCTTGAGCACGCTCAAGGACCTCGGCGAGTTCGTCAGCTCGGCTTCGTCCACCATCGAGCCCCCGGTGGTCAAGAAGCTGCGCAGCGCCTACCCGGGTGCCGGCAAGTCCGCCGCCAAGCCCGGTTCCACGCCCGCCGCCCCGGCCGCGGGCCGTTCCGCCGCGCCGAAGCCGGCGGCCGCCCCGTCGCCGCGCGCCGTGGCCCCCACGTCGGACGCCGGCGCCCCGGCGCCCGGTCCCGCCGCGGGCCGCACCGCCGCGACCAAGCCGGGCGTCGCCCCGACCCCCGGCCCCGCCGCACCGACGCCGGCCGCCCAGGTCCCGGCCGAGCCGAAGGCCCCGCAGCCGTCGGCCACGCCGGGGTCGGCCGCGCCGAAGCCGGGCGCCGCTGCGCCCAAGCCGGGCGCCCCGCGCCCCGGCAACAACCCGTTCAGCCCCAAGGGCGGTTCCGCCGGGTCTCGTCCGGGCGCCCGCCCGGGCGGCCGTGGCGGTGCTCCGCGCCCGGGCAACAACCCGTTCGCCCCCTCGCAGGGCATGCGCTCCGGTCGTGAGGACCGCGCGCCTCGTCCGGGCGGCCCCCGTCCGCCGGCCGGTGCCGGCGGCCCCCGTCCGGGCGGTCCGCGCCCGGCCGCGGGCGCCGGCGGCCCCCGCCCCGGTGGGCCGCGTCCGAACCCGGGCATGATGCCCAAGCAGATCACCCCGGCCCCGCAGCCGGCCCGCGGCCGTGGCCGTCCGGGCGGCGGCCCCGGCGGCGGTCCGGGTCGTCCCGGCGGCCCGGGCGGCCGTGGCGGTCGAGGCAACGCCCAGGGCGCCTTCGGGCGCGGCGGCGGCCCGCGCAAGGGACGCAAGTCGAAGCGCGCGAAGCGCCAGGAGTTCGAGCAGCAGCACACGCGTGAGATCGGCGGCGTCAAGGTCCCCAAGGGCGACGGCACCACCGTCCTGCGCCTGCGCCGCGGTGCGTCCCTGGCCGACTTCGCCGAGAAGATCCGCGCCGACGTCGCCGACCTGGTGAAGGTGCTCTTCACCCTCGGCGAGATGGCCTCGGCCAACCAGTCCCTCGACGAGGAGACCTTCCAGCTGCTCGGCGACGAGTTGGGCTACAAGGTCCAGATCGTGTCCCCGGAAGACGAGGACAAGGAGCTGCTGGAGGCCTTCGACATCGACCTCGAGGCCGAGGAGGCCAACGAGGACGAGGCCGACCTCGAGCCGCGCCCCGCGGTCGTCACCGTCATGGGCCACGTGGACCACGGCAAGACGCGTCTGCTGGACGCCATCCGCTCCTCGAACGTCATCGAGGGCGAGGCCGGCGGCATCACCCAGCACATCGGCGCCTACCAGGTGCCCGTGGAGCACGAGGGCGAGCAGCGTCGCCTCACCTTCATCGACACCCCGGGTCACGAGGCGTTCACCGCCATGCGTGCCCGCGGTGCGAAGGTCACCGACATCGCCGTGCTGGTGGTGGCGGCCGACGACGGTGTCATGCCGCAGACCGTCGAGGCGCTCAACCACGCCCAGTCGGCCGGCGTGCCGATCGTGGTGGCGGTCAACAAGATCGACAAGGACACCGCCGCCCCGGACAAGATCCGCGGTCAGCTCACCGAGTACGGCCTCGTGCCCGAGGAGTACGGCGGCGACACGATGTTCGTGGACGTCTCCGCGCGCAACAACATCAACATCGACCAGCTGCTCGAGGCGATCCTGCTCACCGCGGACGCCGCCCTCGAGCTCACGGCGAACCCGCACAAGGCCGCCCGAGGCGTGGCCATCGAGGCCAACCTCGACAAGGGCCGCGGCGCCGTCGTCACCGTGCTGGTGCAGACCGGCACGCTGCGCGTGGGCGACACCATGGTGGTGGGCTCCGCCCACGGCCGTGTGCGCGCCATGTTCGACGAGAACGGCAACGCCGTGGAGGCGGCCGATCCGTCGCGTCCCGTCCAGGTGCTCGGCCTGTCCTCGGTGCCGCGCGCCGGCGACTCGTTCCTCGTCACCGACGACGAGCGCACCGCCCGCCAGATCGCGGAGAGGCGCGAGGCGGCGGACCGCAACGCCCAGCTGGCCAAGCGCCGCAAGCGCATCACCCTGGAGGACTTCGACCAGGCCGTGGCCGAGGGCAAGCTGGACACGCTCAACCTCATCATCAAGGGCGACGCGTCCGGTGCCGTCGAGGCGCTGGAGGACTCGCTGCTCAAGATCGAGGTCGGCGAGGACGAGGTGCAGCTGCGCGTCATCCACCGCGGCGTCGGCGCCATCACGCAGAACGACGTGAACCTGGCGACCGTGGACAACGCCATCATCATCGGCTTCAACGTGCGCCCCGCCGAGCGGGTCGCCGACCTGGCCGACCGCGAGGGCGTGGACATGCGCTTCTACAACGTGATCTACGACGCGATCGATGACATCGAGAACGCGCTCAAGGGCATGCTGAAGCCGGAGTACGAGGAGGTCGAGCTCGGCTCGGCCGAGGTCCGCGAGGTGTTCCGCTCCTCCAAGTGGGGCAACATCGCCGGTTCGCTCGTGCGCTCGGGCCTCATCCGCCGCAACGCCCAGGCCCGCCTGGTTCGCGACGGCGTGGTGGTCTCCGAGCACCTCAGGATCGAGTCGCTGCGCCGCTTCAAGGAAGACGCCACCGAGGTCCGCGAGGGCTACGAGTGCGGCATCGGCCTGGGCAGCTTCAACGACATCAAGGAGGGCGACGTGATCGAGACCTTCGAGATGCAGGAGAAGCCGCGCGTCTGA
- the rbfA gene encoding 30S ribosome-binding factor RbfA produces MADPARAGRLAQRIKVLVAEALRRGVKDDRVEPVTVTEVRVTNDLQHATVYYTVLGDEATVAAAHEGIQDNRGILRREVGRGLTIRLVPTLEFVADTVPEAAAHLEDVLRAAKERDAELAKAREGASYAGDADPYRTAEPDADDAPRA; encoded by the coding sequence ATGGCCGATCCGGCACGCGCCGGCCGCCTGGCCCAGCGCATCAAGGTCCTCGTGGCCGAGGCGCTGCGCCGCGGCGTCAAGGACGACCGCGTGGAGCCCGTCACCGTGACGGAGGTCCGCGTGACCAACGACCTGCAGCACGCCACCGTCTACTACACCGTCCTGGGCGACGAGGCCACGGTGGCCGCCGCCCACGAGGGAATCCAGGACAACCGCGGCATCCTGCGCCGCGAAGTGGGCCGCGGGCTCACCATCCGCCTGGTGCCCACGCTCGAGTTCGTGGCGGACACCGTCCCCGAGGCGGCCGCACACCTGGAGGACGTCCTCCGCGCAGCCAAGGAGCGGGACGCCGAGCTGGCGAAGGCGCGCGAGGGCGCGTCGTACGCCGGTGACGCGGACCCGTACCGCACCGCGGAGCCGGACGCCGACGACGCCCCGCGCGCCTGA
- the truB gene encoding tRNA pseudouridine(55) synthase TruB yields the protein MSARSTGGKAPDAPGTEASGVVLVDKPQGWTSHDVVGRIRRLAGTRKVGHAGTLDPMATGLLVVGVNKATRLLTAITGTDKTYTATIRLGQSTVTDDAEGEVVQTRLANAVTPERVAEQVAALTGEILQVPSAVSAVKVAGRRAYDRVRAGEDVTLDARPVTVHEFTVHELRRLDGGRLVDLDVTVRCSSGTYIRALARDLGEALETGGHLTALRRTAVGPFDVADALTLEALAERFAMTELSEAAAGLFPVRELTEHEAHELAFGRVVAPTGTGETLVAGRAPDGRVIALVSDVRRRGADVAKPQLVFAPAEGPGQGRTA from the coding sequence GTGAGCGCACGCAGCACCGGGGGAAAGGCCCCCGACGCGCCGGGAACGGAGGCGTCGGGGGTCGTCCTCGTGGACAAGCCGCAGGGGTGGACCTCGCACGACGTCGTCGGGCGGATCCGCCGGCTGGCGGGCACCCGCAAGGTGGGCCATGCCGGTACCCTGGACCCCATGGCCACGGGCCTGCTCGTGGTCGGCGTCAACAAGGCCACGCGCCTGCTGACCGCCATCACGGGCACGGACAAGACGTACACGGCCACGATCCGGCTCGGGCAGTCGACCGTCACGGACGACGCGGAGGGCGAGGTCGTGCAGACCCGGCTGGCCAACGCCGTCACGCCCGAGCGCGTGGCCGAGCAGGTCGCCGCCCTGACGGGCGAGATCCTGCAGGTGCCCTCGGCCGTCTCCGCCGTCAAGGTGGCGGGCCGGCGCGCCTACGATCGCGTCCGCGCGGGAGAGGACGTCACCCTCGACGCCCGCCCCGTCACCGTGCACGAGTTCACGGTGCACGAGCTGCGCCGGCTCGACGGCGGCCGGCTGGTCGACCTCGACGTCACCGTGCGCTGCTCCTCCGGGACCTACATCCGGGCGCTCGCCCGCGACCTGGGCGAGGCCCTCGAGACCGGCGGGCATCTGACGGCGCTGCGCCGCACCGCCGTCGGCCCGTTCGACGTGGCCGACGCGCTCACGCTCGAGGCCCTCGCTGAGCGCTTCGCGATGACCGAGCTCTCCGAGGCCGCCGCCGGGCTCTTCCCGGTGCGCGAGCTGACGGAGCACGAGGCGCACGAGCTCGCCTTCGGGCGGGTCGTGGCGCCCACCGGCACGGGTGAGACGCTCGTCGCCGGGCGCGCGCCGGACGGCCGCGTCATCGCCCTCGTCTCCGACGTGCGCCGCCGCGGCGCCGACGTCGCCAAGCCCCAGCTCGTGTTCGCCCCGGCCGAGGGGCCGGGACAGGGAAGGACCGCATGA
- a CDS encoding bifunctional riboflavin kinase/FAD synthetase codes for MRVWNSLDEVPTDLPRTVVTLGNFDGVHRGHREVLRRVVELARARGALAVAVTFTPHPRAVHQPEVPHVDIISPEQRVVLLEEAGLDAVLLQRYTLEFADQSPEEFVRGMLVHGLHAAVVVVGHDVRFGRGNTGDVAEMVRLGAHYGFEVEAVEEFPAEHGAEPERRCSSTWVREALDAGDVAQAAAVLGRHHVLTGEVVHGFARGRELGFPTANLETDVQGMIPADGVYAGWVHDAHGGVWPAAISIGSNPTFEDVSRVVEAHVIDRHDERVEDFDLYGQHIEVEFVARLRGMVAYEGVEKLVAQITQDVDEARAILATTPSDR; via the coding sequence ATGCGGGTCTGGAACAGCCTGGACGAGGTCCCCACGGACCTGCCGCGCACCGTGGTCACCCTGGGCAACTTCGACGGCGTGCACCGCGGCCACCGCGAGGTGCTGCGCCGGGTCGTCGAGCTGGCGCGGGCCCGCGGCGCCCTGGCCGTGGCCGTGACCTTCACCCCGCACCCGCGCGCCGTGCACCAGCCCGAGGTGCCCCACGTGGACATCATCAGCCCCGAGCAGCGGGTCGTCCTCCTGGAGGAGGCGGGTCTGGACGCGGTGCTCCTGCAGCGCTACACCCTCGAGTTCGCGGACCAGTCCCCGGAGGAGTTCGTCCGCGGCATGCTCGTGCACGGGCTGCATGCCGCCGTCGTGGTCGTGGGGCACGACGTGCGCTTCGGCCGGGGCAACACCGGCGACGTCGCGGAGATGGTGCGCCTGGGCGCCCACTATGGCTTCGAGGTCGAGGCCGTCGAGGAGTTCCCCGCCGAGCACGGGGCCGAGCCGGAGCGCCGCTGCTCCTCGACGTGGGTGCGCGAGGCCCTGGACGCGGGCGACGTCGCCCAGGCCGCGGCCGTGCTCGGCCGACACCACGTGCTCACCGGCGAGGTGGTGCACGGGTTCGCGCGCGGCCGCGAGCTCGGCTTCCCCACGGCGAACCTCGAAACGGATGTGCAGGGCATGATCCCGGCCGACGGCGTCTACGCCGGCTGGGTGCACGACGCGCACGGCGGCGTGTGGCCGGCCGCGATCTCCATCGGCTCGAACCCCACGTTCGAGGACGTCTCCCGCGTGGTGGAGGCGCACGTGATCGACCGCCACGACGAGCGTGTGGAGGACTTCGACCTCTACGGCCAGCACATCGAGGTCGAGTTCGTGGCCCGGCTGCGCGGGATGGTCGCCTACGAGGGCGTCGAGAAGCTCGTGGCGCAGATCACGCAGGACGTGGACGAGGCCCGGGCGATCCTGGCCACGACCCCCTCCGATCGGTGA
- a CDS encoding class I SAM-dependent methyltransferase, with the protein MSAPELGAPPAVPNLPGRPARARRAGPNPFETGGEHYDAVRPSYPAAAVDRVMADTADGADVVELGAGTGLFTRLLAARQADRVRTVTALEPSASMRAVLEREIAAGTGGRVRAVPGTGEATGLPAASADVVVAAQAWHWMDPVTASAEAARVLRPGGRLAAVWNQLDTAVPWVHRLTRIMHAGDVHAARPEQRRFAAPFGAEEHARWVWTQPMTAAGLHGLMASRSYWLRADERIRSRMTANLDWYLHEHLGHAADAVLQVPYVTVAWWAAPVRGGRPR; encoded by the coding sequence GTGAGCGCCCCGGAGCTGGGCGCTCCCCCCGCCGTGCCGAACCTGCCGGGGCGCCCGGCCCGGGCCCGTCGGGCCGGGCCCAACCCCTTCGAGACCGGCGGTGAGCACTACGACGCCGTCCGCCCCTCCTACCCGGCCGCCGCGGTGGACCGCGTCATGGCGGACACCGCCGACGGCGCGGACGTGGTGGAGCTCGGGGCCGGCACGGGACTGTTCACCCGGCTGCTCGCGGCCCGCCAGGCGGACCGGGTGCGGACGGTGACGGCCCTCGAGCCGTCGGCGTCGATGCGCGCCGTCCTGGAACGCGAGATCGCGGCCGGCACGGGCGGGCGGGTGCGCGCCGTGCCGGGCACGGGCGAGGCGACGGGCCTACCGGCCGCGAGCGCCGACGTCGTGGTGGCGGCCCAGGCGTGGCACTGGATGGACCCGGTCACGGCGAGCGCGGAGGCCGCACGGGTGCTGCGCCCGGGCGGGCGCCTGGCCGCGGTGTGGAACCAGCTCGACACGGCGGTGCCGTGGGTGCACCGTCTCACCCGGATCATGCACGCCGGGGACGTGCACGCCGCCCGGCCGGAGCAGCGCCGGTTCGCCGCCCCGTTCGGGGCGGAGGAGCACGCGCGCTGGGTGTGGACGCAGCCGATGACCGCGGCGGGACTGCACGGTCTCATGGCCTCGCGCTCGTACTGGCTGCGCGCGGACGAGCGGATCCGGTCCCGGATGACGGCCAACCTCGACTGGTACCTGCACGAGCACCTGGGCCATGCGGCGGACGCGGTCCTGCAGGTGCCCTACGTGACGGTGGCCTGGTGGGCGGCGCCGGTCAGGGGCGGGCGCCCACGGTGA
- a CDS encoding CPBP family intramembrane glutamic endopeptidase, which yields MSTPPVPHSPAPPSFPVRPPAPPLDLPLIGHDYPALLRTPRARWWNPLASFGLVLAGLVGLLVLGCVLGALALLATSGPGLLGAADPTDVADLDLLSAPMVLLNNLLLAALIGVALLAVALGHPVAARFVHSVEGRVRWRWLARCVVVLTLLFLAYVLGTWALDGAPTAPRAQDWVWLLVMAFVLTPFQAAGEEYLFRGWLLLAVGTWIRRPVVAVAVTAVLSAATFALAHGSLDPWILLDLAAFAVAAVLLTWRTGGLEAAVALHVVNNVVIIAAGTLVGTVEDSYVDAETAGSPAATLLSVAVVAVATALLLWQARRAGIARTVPVTVGARP from the coding sequence GTGAGCACCCCACCGGTCCCCCACTCCCCGGCCCCGCCGTCGTTCCCCGTCCGGCCGCCCGCGCCGCCCCTGGATCTGCCGCTGATCGGCCACGACTACCCCGCGCTGCTGCGCACGCCGCGGGCCCGATGGTGGAACCCACTCGCGTCCTTCGGCCTCGTGCTGGCCGGCCTGGTGGGCCTCCTCGTGCTCGGGTGCGTGCTGGGCGCTCTCGCCCTGCTCGCCACGTCCGGGCCCGGACTGCTCGGCGCGGCCGACCCGACGGACGTGGCCGACCTCGACCTGCTCTCCGCGCCCATGGTGCTGCTGAACAACCTCCTGCTCGCCGCACTGATCGGGGTCGCGCTGCTGGCCGTGGCCCTGGGCCACCCCGTCGCCGCCCGCTTCGTCCACTCGGTCGAGGGCCGCGTGCGCTGGCGCTGGCTGGCGCGCTGCGTCGTCGTGCTGACGCTGCTGTTCCTCGCCTACGTGCTGGGCACGTGGGCCCTCGACGGCGCCCCCACGGCCCCGCGCGCGCAGGACTGGGTCTGGCTGCTCGTCATGGCGTTCGTGCTCACCCCCTTCCAGGCCGCGGGTGAGGAGTACCTGTTCCGCGGGTGGCTGCTGCTGGCCGTCGGCACGTGGATCCGCCGGCCGGTCGTGGCCGTCGCGGTCACCGCGGTGCTCTCGGCGGCAACCTTCGCCCTCGCCCACGGCTCGCTCGACCCGTGGATCCTGCTGGACCTCGCCGCGTTCGCCGTCGCCGCCGTCCTGCTCACGTGGCGCACGGGCGGGCTCGAGGCCGCCGTCGCCCTGCACGTGGTCAACAACGTGGTGATCATCGCCGCCGGCACGCTCGTGGGCACCGTCGAGGACAGCTACGTGGACGCCGAGACGGCCGGCTCCCCGGCGGCCACGCTGCTCTCGGTGGCGGTGGTCGCGGTGGCCACGGCGCTGCTGCTCTGGCAGGCCCGGCGGGCCGGGATCGCCCGGACGGTCCCGGTCACCGTGGGCGCCCGCCCCTGA
- the rpsO gene encoding 30S ribosomal protein S15: protein MALDPAVKQQIIKEYATHEGDTGSPEVQIAVLSRRIKDLTEHLKEHKHDHHTRRGLMGLVGRRRRMLGYLQNVDIERYRALIERLGLRK, encoded by the coding sequence ATGGCCCTGGATCCCGCTGTCAAGCAGCAGATCATCAAGGAGTACGCCACCCACGAGGGCGACACCGGCTCCCCCGAGGTGCAGATCGCGGTCCTGTCCCGCCGCATCAAGGACCTGACCGAGCACCTCAAGGAGCACAAGCACGATCACCACACCCGCCGTGGCCTGATGGGCCTGGTCGGTCGCCGTCGTCGCATGCTGGGCTACCTGCAGAACGTCGACATCGAGCGCTACCGTGCGCTGATCGAGCGCCTCGGCCTGCGCAAGTGA
- a CDS encoding polyribonucleotide nucleotidyltransferase: MEGPEITFAEAVIDNGSYGKRTVRFETGRLAQQAAGAAMVYLDEETSMLSATTVGKSPREGFDFFPLTVDVEERMYASGRIPGSFFRREGRPSTDAILTCRLIDRPLRPAFVKGIRNEVQVVVTVTSIAPDEIYDTVAINAASLSTQLSGLPFSGPIGGVRMALMDDGSGARQWVAFPKHSQLKGAVFNMAVAGRVVGDDVAIMMVEAEATPDSWTLVKERGAQAPTEEIVAEGLEAAKPFIRALCEAQADLVKRAGKDPVDVPVFQDYQDDAYAAVEKLATDRLTEIFSIADKQERESASYAYLLEVLEELAGEGKDFAERKGEIAKAYGSLTKQIVRRRILTDQVRIDGRGLTDIRKLTAEVEVLPRVHGSAIFERGETQIMGVTTLNMLKMEQQIDSLSPETAKRYMHHYNFPPYSTGETGRVGSPKRREIGHGALAERALVPVLPAREEFPYAIRQVSEALSSNGSTSMGSVCASTLSLLNAGVPLRAHVAGIAMGLVSAEVDGQTQYAALTDILGAEDAFGDMDFKVAGTAEFVTAIQLDTKLDGIPASVLASALTQAREARLHILSVLNAAIDAPDEMAPTAPRIISVRIPVDKIGAVIGPKGAMINQIQDDTGADITIEDDGTVLIGATDGASAEAARSAVNAIANPQVPEVGERYLGTVVKLTTFGAFVSLTPGKDGLLHVSELRKLNEGKRVDDVEDVLGVGQKVQVEITKIDDRGKLSLSPVGAESDAVAETADAIESSQTEA; encoded by the coding sequence ATGGAGGGTCCTGAGATCACCTTCGCCGAGGCCGTCATCGACAACGGCTCGTACGGCAAGCGCACCGTCCGCTTCGAGACCGGGCGCCTCGCCCAGCAGGCCGCCGGCGCCGCCATGGTCTACCTCGACGAGGAGACGTCGATGCTGTCCGCCACCACCGTGGGCAAGTCCCCCCGCGAGGGCTTCGACTTCTTCCCGCTGACCGTGGACGTCGAGGAGCGCATGTACGCCTCGGGCCGCATCCCCGGCTCGTTCTTCCGCCGCGAGGGCCGCCCGTCCACGGACGCGATCCTCACCTGCCGCCTGATCGACCGCCCGCTGCGCCCGGCGTTCGTCAAGGGCATTCGCAACGAGGTCCAGGTCGTCGTGACCGTCACCTCGATCGCCCCGGACGAGATCTACGACACGGTGGCCATCAACGCCGCCTCCCTGTCCACGCAGCTGTCCGGCCTGCCGTTCTCCGGCCCCATCGGCGGCGTGCGGATGGCCCTCATGGACGACGGCTCCGGCGCGCGCCAGTGGGTCGCGTTCCCGAAGCACTCCCAGCTCAAGGGCGCCGTGTTCAACATGGCCGTGGCCGGCCGCGTGGTGGGCGACGACGTCGCCATCATGATGGTCGAGGCCGAGGCGACCCCGGACTCCTGGACCCTGGTCAAGGAGCGCGGCGCGCAGGCGCCCACCGAGGAGATCGTGGCCGAGGGCCTCGAGGCCGCCAAGCCCTTCATCCGCGCCCTGTGCGAGGCCCAGGCCGACCTGGTCAAGCGCGCCGGCAAGGACCCGGTGGACGTCCCCGTGTTCCAGGACTACCAGGACGACGCCTACGCCGCCGTCGAGAAGCTCGCCACGGACCGCCTGACCGAGATCTTCTCCATCGCCGACAAGCAGGAGCGCGAGTCGGCCTCGTACGCCTACCTGCTCGAGGTGCTCGAGGAGCTCGCCGGCGAGGGCAAGGACTTCGCCGAGCGCAAGGGCGAGATCGCCAAGGCCTACGGCTCCCTCACCAAGCAGATCGTGCGTCGCCGCATCCTCACCGACCAGGTGCGCATCGACGGCCGCGGCCTGACGGACATCCGCAAGCTGACCGCGGAGGTGGAGGTCCTGCCCCGCGTGCACGGCTCCGCCATCTTCGAGCGCGGCGAGACCCAGATCATGGGCGTCACCACGCTGAACATGCTCAAGATGGAGCAGCAGATCGACTCGCTGTCGCCGGAGACGGCCAAGCGGTACATGCACCACTACAACTTCCCGCCGTACTCCACCGGCGAGACCGGCCGCGTGGGCTCCCCGAAGCGCCGCGAGATCGGCCACGGCGCCCTCGCCGAGCGCGCCCTGGTGCCCGTGCTCCCGGCCCGCGAGGAGTTCCCCTACGCGATCCGCCAGGTCTCCGAGGCCCTCAGTTCCAACGGCTCGACGTCGATGGGCTCCGTCTGCGCCTCCACCCTGTCCCTGCTGAACGCGGGCGTGCCGCTGCGCGCGCACGTGGCCGGCATCGCCATGGGCCTGGTCTCCGCCGAGGTGGACGGCCAGACCCAGTACGCGGCCCTGACCGACATCCTCGGCGCCGAGGACGCGTTCGGCGACATGGACTTCAAGGTGGCCGGCACCGCCGAGTTCGTCACCGCGATCCAGCTGGACACCAAGCTGGACGGCATCCCGGCTTCCGTCCTGGCCTCCGCCCTGACGCAGGCCCGCGAGGCGCGCCTGCACATCCTGTCCGTGCTGAACGCCGCCATCGACGCCCCGGACGAGATGGCCCCCACCGCCCCGCGGATCATCTCCGTGCGCATCCCGGTGGACAAGATCGGCGCGGTCATCGGCCCCAAGGGCGCCATGATCAACCAGATCCAGGACGACACGGGCGCGGACATCACCATCGAGGACGACGGCACCGTGCTGATCGGCGCCACCGACGGCGCCTCGGCCGAGGCCGCGCGCTCCGCGGTGAACGCGATCGCCAACCCGCAGGTCCCCGAGGTCGGCGAGCGCTACCTCGGCACCGTCGTGAAGCTGACCACGTTCGGCGCGTTCGTCTCGCTCACCCCGGGCAAGGACGGCCTGCTGCACGTCTCCGAGCTGCGCAAGCTCAACGAGGGCAAGCGCGTGGACGACGTCGAGGACGTGCTCGGCGTGGGCCAGAAGGTCCAGGTCGAGATCACCAAGATCGACGACCGCGGCAAGCTCTCCCTCTCCCCGGTGGGGGCGGAGTCCGACGCCGTGGCCGAGACCGCGGACGCGATCGAGTCCTCGCAGACCGAGGCCTGA